One stretch of Amycolatopsis sp. NBC_00345 DNA includes these proteins:
- a CDS encoding AraC family transcriptional regulator — translation MVFRSADFDLAPYADFDMAPYVRRTYCSWHDASWRSLLVQCFDHAPEAEQLPMPAAADLHLVLYVAGDVVMRTRAGGKPDRRRRVPGSLELLVPGQASTRDYRAASPMRTVQVHIPSATVDRAADRLGGPRPDFEALSAALGAGDPVVENIVRALPAVAATNDLYAESAAAFLATHLLTQGHHDRLPGPEHSAVRAGIAVMKEKLAEPLTLAGIAAEAHLSVYHFIRVFRAETGETPHRFLTRLRIEQAQRLLSGSTLTIAQIAGRCGFASPGALSSAFLSQVGVRPSAYRNS, via the coding sequence GTGGTGTTCCGTTCCGCCGACTTCGACCTCGCGCCGTACGCCGATTTCGACATGGCGCCCTACGTCCGGCGCACCTACTGCAGCTGGCACGACGCGAGCTGGCGGTCGCTGCTCGTGCAGTGTTTCGACCACGCGCCCGAGGCCGAGCAGCTGCCGATGCCGGCCGCGGCCGACCTGCACCTCGTGCTCTACGTGGCCGGGGACGTGGTCATGCGGACCCGCGCCGGCGGGAAACCGGACCGGCGGCGCCGGGTGCCCGGCAGCCTGGAACTCCTGGTGCCCGGGCAGGCGAGCACGCGCGACTACCGGGCAGCGTCGCCGATGCGCACCGTTCAGGTGCACATTCCGTCCGCGACCGTGGACCGGGCCGCGGACCGGCTGGGCGGCCCGCGGCCGGACTTCGAGGCGCTGTCGGCCGCGCTGGGCGCGGGCGACCCGGTCGTCGAGAACATCGTCCGCGCGCTTCCCGCCGTTGCCGCCACGAACGACCTGTACGCCGAATCCGCCGCGGCGTTCCTCGCGACACACCTGCTCACCCAGGGCCACCACGACCGCCTGCCCGGCCCCGAGCACTCGGCGGTCCGCGCGGGCATCGCCGTCATGAAGGAAAAGCTGGCCGAGCCGTTGACGCTGGCCGGCATCGCCGCCGAAGCGCACCTGAGCGTGTACCACTTCATCCGCGTCTTCCGGGCGGAGACGGGCGAAACTCCCCATCGATTCCTCACCCGGTTGCGGATCGAACAGGCGCAGCGGCTGCTGTCCGGCAGCACCCTCACCATCGCCCAGATCGCCGGCCGCTGCGGGTTCGCCAGTCCCGGAGCGCTGTCGTCCGCCTTCCTGAGCCAGGTCGGCGTCCGGCCGTCGGCGTACCGCAACAGCTGA
- a CDS encoding AAA family ATPase — protein sequence MSENIIGGVTSGNVVQARDIYGGVHFSAPASAPPPKFAGVPPRVSHLVGREDALAELHERLGRGTTVVVTGLGGVGKTTLVTEFCHRHRAEFRLIRWIVASSREATVDALLALAAAVGVDTARLSAEDAIRSAFETIDATETTESTETAEYAEDRWLLVFDNVDQPGWISELLPVEPKASVVITSRWRDWSEQGLGGLPLGPIGTEDSVALLTAITGRPADAAASRLATRLGGLSLAVRQAAAYCARTHCDFATYLQLLDKRDTELYERDGPVKAVLETSLAQVGEFAGVILSVCAFLPPTGIRAELFLKAFASNEPLLRHGDEIDVREALSLLEGYSLLERVHPRDGRPAQFGVHRLIQQLCRTAAGARRDTYLQVATRLRRRSGTGWDYYVSDSGAAVVGVERGTGRLLATRTADGTRSELPLPPDAVDLPLSVAVDDSRVTVRYADDVTEWTLDPHAARSSAPPRVLSDALSTEEGRDREIRLPGGRVLVVRGQQELTVGPADESWGVVLDPGWYSANREVCAPPVTDPAGRWLLVSMVTWKHYDHGWIAVWPMADVLDGPGHEPSDTEEPFNTEEPFNADEPFEAELFHPNGRPYSDEEDSSSMEPVTAVRFSADGSRLYLLDNRTIHAWSWPEQAPLWRIPRPELVVTTLTADLGAAVRCCVNLSDGTGIRAALADGRVVDVRTADLTVTEAARCPDPVAVSPGGAVLGSGSGLVQAFGVDDGSFLGRTPGHRLVRLGPDGRRTDLGPATGPLVAVHRSGAALLMEDGDEISHRTVTGGETREAGRAIRCRTGESRREDSRPMPARAAFLSEDRIAVGCGCSLAHEYDLAILRCRPTPAELHTVEYPGVGSHVYAVAQVVTAVAADGGVAVTGKTDGRVTVWADDGPAGDGMRERFSTSVSDRPIRWLLPHLGTRTIVAIDDAGHVAALRWG from the coding sequence GTGTCGGAGAACATCATCGGCGGCGTCACCAGCGGGAATGTCGTGCAGGCGCGCGACATCTACGGAGGCGTGCACTTTTCGGCGCCCGCGTCCGCGCCACCGCCGAAGTTCGCGGGGGTGCCGCCCCGGGTGAGTCACCTCGTCGGGCGGGAGGACGCGCTCGCCGAGCTGCACGAGCGGCTCGGCCGCGGCACCACGGTGGTCGTCACGGGGCTCGGGGGCGTCGGCAAGACGACGCTGGTCACGGAGTTCTGCCATCGGCACCGCGCCGAGTTCCGGCTGATCCGCTGGATCGTCGCGTCCTCACGCGAAGCCACGGTCGACGCGCTGCTCGCCCTCGCGGCGGCCGTGGGCGTGGACACGGCCCGGCTGTCCGCCGAGGACGCGATCAGGTCGGCCTTCGAGACCATCGACGCCACCGAAACCACGGAGTCCACCGAAACCGCTGAGTACGCCGAAGACCGGTGGCTGCTCGTCTTCGACAACGTCGACCAGCCGGGCTGGATCAGCGAGCTGCTGCCGGTCGAGCCGAAGGCCTCGGTGGTCATCACCTCGCGCTGGCGGGACTGGTCCGAACAGGGACTCGGCGGCCTGCCGCTGGGCCCGATCGGCACCGAGGATTCCGTCGCCCTGCTCACCGCGATCACCGGCAGGCCGGCGGACGCGGCCGCGAGCCGGCTGGCGACCCGGCTCGGCGGCCTGTCCCTCGCGGTGCGGCAGGCCGCGGCCTACTGCGCGCGCACGCATTGCGACTTCGCCACCTACCTGCAGCTTCTCGACAAGCGCGACACGGAGCTGTACGAGCGCGACGGCCCGGTGAAGGCCGTACTCGAAACGTCGCTGGCGCAGGTCGGCGAGTTCGCCGGGGTGATCCTGTCCGTCTGCGCGTTCCTGCCGCCCACGGGCATCCGGGCCGAGCTGTTCCTCAAGGCCTTCGCCTCCAACGAGCCCCTGCTGCGCCACGGCGACGAGATCGACGTCCGCGAAGCCCTCAGCCTGCTGGAGGGGTACTCGCTGCTCGAACGCGTGCACCCGCGGGACGGCCGGCCCGCGCAGTTCGGCGTGCACCGGCTGATCCAGCAGCTGTGCCGGACCGCGGCCGGCGCGCGGCGGGACACCTACCTCCAGGTCGCGACCCGGTTGCGGCGCCGTTCGGGCACCGGGTGGGACTACTACGTCTCCGACAGCGGCGCGGCCGTCGTCGGCGTGGAGCGGGGCACCGGACGGCTGCTGGCGACCCGGACCGCGGACGGGACCCGCAGCGAGCTGCCGCTTCCCCCGGACGCGGTCGACCTGCCGCTGTCGGTGGCGGTCGACGACTCACGGGTGACCGTGCGCTACGCCGACGACGTGACGGAGTGGACCCTGGACCCGCACGCCGCGCGATCCTCGGCGCCGCCCCGGGTGCTGTCCGACGCACTGTCCACTGAGGAGGGACGGGACCGGGAGATCCGCCTGCCCGGCGGGCGGGTGCTGGTCGTCCGGGGACAGCAGGAACTCACCGTCGGGCCGGCCGACGAGAGCTGGGGCGTCGTACTGGACCCGGGCTGGTACAGCGCGAACCGCGAGGTGTGCGCGCCGCCGGTGACCGATCCGGCCGGCCGGTGGCTGCTGGTGTCCATGGTCACCTGGAAGCACTACGACCACGGCTGGATCGCGGTGTGGCCCATGGCCGACGTGCTCGACGGCCCCGGTCACGAGCCCTCCGACACCGAGGAGCCGTTCAACACCGAGGAGCCGTTCAACGCCGACGAGCCGTTCGAAGCCGAGCTGTTCCATCCCAACGGGCGGCCCTACTCCGACGAGGAGGACTCGTCCTCCATGGAGCCGGTGACCGCCGTCCGGTTCAGCGCGGACGGCAGCCGGCTGTACCTGCTGGACAACCGCACGATCCACGCCTGGAGCTGGCCCGAACAGGCCCCGTTGTGGCGGATCCCCCGGCCGGAACTCGTCGTCACCACGCTGACCGCCGACCTCGGCGCGGCCGTGCGCTGCTGCGTGAACCTGAGCGACGGCACCGGGATCCGCGCCGCGCTCGCGGACGGCCGGGTGGTGGACGTCCGGACGGCGGACCTCACCGTCACCGAGGCCGCCCGCTGCCCGGATCCCGTCGCGGTCTCCCCCGGCGGCGCCGTGCTCGGCTCCGGTTCCGGGCTGGTGCAGGCGTTCGGCGTCGACGACGGCTCCTTCCTCGGGCGGACTCCCGGCCACCGGCTGGTCCGGCTCGGCCCGGACGGCCGGCGCACGGACCTGGGCCCGGCGACCGGCCCGCTGGTCGCCGTGCACCGGTCCGGCGCCGCGCTGCTGATGGAGGACGGCGACGAGATCAGCCACCGGACGGTGACGGGCGGCGAGACGCGGGAGGCCGGGCGGGCGATCCGGTGCCGGACCGGCGAATCGCGCCGGGAGGACTCCCGGCCCATGCCGGCCCGCGCGGCGTTCCTCTCGGAGGACCGGATCGCCGTCGGCTGCGGCTGCAGCCTGGCGCACGAGTACGACCTCGCCATCCTGCGCTGCCGGCCCACGCCCGCCGAGCTGCACACCGTCGAGTACCCCGGTGTCGGCAGCCACGTCTATGCCGTCGCCCAGGTGGTCACCGCGGTCGCCGCCGACGGCGGGGTGGCGGTCACGGGCAAGACCGACGGCCGGGTGACCGTGTGGGCCGACGACGGCCCGGCCGGCGACGGCATGCGGGAACGGTTCAGCACGTCCGTGTCCGACCGGCCGATCCGCTGGCTGCTCCCCCACCTCGGCACCCGGACGATCGTGGCCATCGACGACGCGGGGCACGTCGCCGCGCTCCGCTGGGGTTAG
- a CDS encoding SDR family NAD(P)-dependent oxidoreductase — protein sequence MPVVKDDFGSAGLVVAVSPLRWPSARCVAAAGRGGALGVLDLTGDEAAGAEELALLGEWGTPEFGVRLTHPPTGADLPEAARTVLLTEDSPGTARDFPGRRVLAEVTSRASAARAVAGGAHGLITRGHECGGRVGELSTFVLLQALLADETLDVPVWAAGGIGPHTAAAAVAGGAAGVVLDTQLALLPEAELPPAGTVALTGLDGSETVVTDGVRRLAPRNSRSSRDNKDTKDSHREPLEAGQDVFLATRFRDRWATVTASVRGIRDAIGEALATDTRVLGPDTAGSRAFGTALPVAQGPMTRVSDQAAFAAEVAAAGGLPFIALALSGPDQTREVLLRTREAVGDAPWGVGVLGFAADDVKAAQLEVIRELRPSHAIIAGGRPAQAADLEAAGIATFLHVPSPGLLKQFLEAGARKFVFEGSECGGHVGPRTSFPLWEAQLGVLADFLAVTPDAARELQILFAGGIHDERSAAMVAALTAPVAARGAAIGVLMGTAYLFTREAVDAGAVLPLFQRQLLDAEHTDLLETAPGHATRCVRSPFTEEYAAVKAGLAGRGVPSRDAWEQLETLNVGRLRLASKGIERVGAALREVGEDRQLAEGMFMAGEVAVLRSAVTTIADLHASVGDGANAFLRARAAAVADSTPEPPAPEPLDIAIVGMACMFPQAPDLAAFWANVLAGADAVTEVPPQRWDTSLYYDPDGQGERTPSRWGGFLPEIGFDPLQYGIPPSSLAGIEPVQLLALEAAHRALADAGYADRAFDRSRTSVVFGAEAGSDLSNAMTLRSVLPAYVGELPPGLDEQLPRLTEDSFPGVLANVIAGRIANRLDLGGANYTVDAACASSLTAVDAACKELAGGTSDLVLCGGADLHNGINDYLLFASAHALSPTGRSATFDSAADGIALGEGVACVVLKRLADADRDGDRVYAVIKGVGAASDGRALGLTAPRPEGQHNALTRAYRNARVSPAQVGLVEAHGTGTVVGDRTELGTLTQVFTEAGAAPGGCTIGSVKSQIGHTKCAAGLAGLIKAALAVHTGVKPPTLHLASPNPAWDAETSPFVFQAAAQPWAAPPAERIAGVSAFGFGGTNFHVVLGAHAGGVPPAQVGDEWPAELFTFTADAAVRDLLTLVQDVPAGHRPWRLRDLALSASRRAEAAVASGARIRLALVASTVDELAGLLRQALTGQDAPGVLRADGTEPGEVAVLFPGQGSQRPGMLAELFVTFPELHRYLRLDPATTDAVFGPAVFGEPARQAAADRVTDTRVAQPALGLAGLAAFRLLTRAGVRPAMLGGHSYGELTALAAAGSLTPDALLRASHARAEAIIDAVPEADPGAMAAVTAPAPDVGKVLADAGLAEVVLANHNSPRQTVISGPTADVEAAVGHLRAAGLSAKRIAVACAFHSPLVAGAGESFGRALAAFDVVAPAVPVYGNRTAAPYPADPDEVRAGLAAQLGSPVRFVEQVEAMYAAGARVFVEAGPGAVLARQVEAILGDRPHRTVGFEQPGRRGLAGFLGALAALAVSGAAVETGWLFRGRDAVDAAKAKRPKRPGWTVDGQLVRTADGTIPAAALHPAQRLPEVLVTTPQPGVPAGGAEAMVADFLRTSREMIAAQRDVLLGYLGADPAAAPVFEAASVPLAVVAPAPVPELAPVAVPEVAPVVSRPVLETVIEVIGERTGYPVEMIEPDLDLEADLSVDSIKRAEIAGELATRLGLEIGGDVEELAKARTAATIAELIGAQRPNVALVASNAPNATLVALDAPNATLGRSVLETVIEVIGERTGYPVEMIEPDLDLEADLSVDSIKRAEIAGELATRLGLEIGDDVEELAKARTAATIAELISGPAAPESTPESTPETTPEITPARSEEPTPVIVAPKRLVMTEFELAPAGAPDVAGRKFLLLGEGPLAEAVRARLIGLGAEAELAADVRAGFDGVLHLPEPGTGPAGGPTLPEAFPGYRAALAGNPRWLLTAGPGEGLRGFYRSVAREYPDTLARVVEHPPGTETGEIAAGLVAELSTVDREPVVLRGGTRRGLRMTHEGLGLLGSSGAGPAGDGAAEAAAAGLDRGSVVLLVGGAKGITARFAATLAAASRCRIELLGRTPVPPAADAYPNAAGAKELRAALIADGQKVPAEIERAVRRVLGEREVRGTLERLEALGSPVRYQSVDMLDAEAVHRAVKEIHAEHGRLDGIVYAAGVIDDKLIAQKSPESFARVYGTKVDGARTLLDATAELPGQPRFVVLFGSIAATLGNRGQSDYAAANDALEALGRAWPAGRAVTVHWGPWAPTGTNDGMVSPELMRDYARRGIQLIDPEEGTLGLLRELAWGRPETTAVVYTASGW from the coding sequence ATGCCTGTTGTGAAAGACGACTTCGGTTCCGCCGGGCTGGTAGTCGCGGTGTCGCCACTCCGGTGGCCGTCGGCGCGGTGCGTCGCGGCGGCCGGGCGCGGCGGCGCGCTCGGCGTGCTCGACCTGACCGGTGACGAGGCCGCGGGCGCGGAAGAACTCGCCCTGCTGGGGGAGTGGGGTACCCCGGAGTTCGGGGTCCGGCTCACGCACCCGCCGACGGGCGCTGACCTGCCCGAAGCCGCCCGCACGGTGCTGCTGACCGAAGACTCCCCCGGCACCGCGCGGGACTTCCCGGGCCGGCGAGTGCTGGCCGAGGTCACGAGCCGCGCGTCGGCCGCGCGGGCGGTCGCGGGCGGGGCTCACGGCTTGATCACCCGTGGTCATGAGTGCGGCGGCCGGGTGGGTGAGCTGAGCACGTTCGTGTTACTCCAGGCCCTGCTCGCGGACGAAACGCTCGACGTGCCCGTCTGGGCCGCCGGCGGGATCGGCCCGCACACTGCCGCCGCCGCGGTCGCGGGCGGCGCCGCCGGAGTCGTGCTGGACACCCAGCTCGCGCTGCTCCCGGAGGCCGAGCTGCCGCCGGCCGGCACCGTCGCGCTCACCGGCCTGGACGGCTCCGAGACCGTGGTGACCGATGGCGTCCGGCGGCTGGCTCCCCGGAACAGCCGCAGTAGCCGGGACAACAAAGACACCAAGGACAGTCACCGCGAACCACTCGAAGCCGGCCAGGATGTTTTCCTCGCCACGAGGTTCCGCGACCGCTGGGCCACCGTGACCGCCTCGGTGCGCGGCATCCGCGACGCCATCGGCGAAGCACTGGCCACGGACACCCGTGTGCTCGGCCCCGACACCGCCGGCAGCCGCGCGTTCGGCACCGCGCTGCCGGTCGCGCAGGGGCCGATGACCCGGGTCAGCGACCAGGCCGCGTTCGCCGCCGAGGTCGCCGCGGCCGGCGGGCTCCCGTTCATCGCACTGGCCCTGTCCGGCCCGGACCAGACCCGCGAAGTCCTGCTGCGGACCCGCGAGGCGGTCGGTGACGCGCCGTGGGGCGTCGGCGTGCTCGGCTTCGCCGCCGACGACGTGAAAGCCGCGCAGCTCGAGGTCATCCGCGAGCTGCGCCCGTCGCACGCGATCATCGCCGGGGGCCGCCCGGCGCAGGCCGCCGACCTCGAAGCGGCCGGCATCGCGACCTTCCTGCACGTGCCCTCGCCCGGGCTGCTGAAGCAGTTCCTCGAAGCCGGCGCGCGCAAGTTCGTCTTCGAGGGCTCGGAATGCGGCGGCCACGTCGGGCCGCGCACGAGCTTTCCGTTGTGGGAGGCCCAGCTCGGCGTCCTCGCCGACTTCCTCGCCGTCACACCGGACGCCGCGCGCGAGCTGCAGATCCTGTTCGCCGGCGGGATCCACGACGAGCGTTCTGCCGCGATGGTCGCCGCGCTCACCGCGCCCGTGGCCGCGCGGGGCGCCGCGATCGGCGTGCTGATGGGCACCGCGTACCTGTTCACCCGCGAGGCGGTCGACGCCGGCGCCGTGCTGCCGCTGTTCCAGCGCCAGCTGCTCGACGCCGAGCACACCGACCTGCTGGAGACCGCGCCCGGGCACGCCACCCGCTGCGTCCGCAGCCCGTTCACCGAGGAGTACGCGGCGGTCAAGGCCGGCCTCGCCGGGCGCGGCGTGCCCAGCCGGGACGCCTGGGAGCAGCTGGAGACCCTCAACGTCGGACGGCTTCGCCTGGCCAGCAAGGGAATCGAGCGCGTCGGCGCCGCCCTGCGCGAGGTCGGCGAGGACCGGCAGCTGGCCGAGGGGATGTTCATGGCCGGCGAGGTCGCCGTGCTGCGCTCGGCCGTCACCACGATCGCGGACCTGCACGCCTCGGTCGGTGACGGCGCGAACGCCTTCCTGCGCGCCCGGGCCGCCGCCGTCGCCGACTCCACGCCCGAGCCGCCCGCCCCGGAACCGCTCGACATCGCGATCGTCGGGATGGCCTGCATGTTCCCGCAGGCCCCGGACCTCGCCGCGTTCTGGGCGAACGTCCTCGCCGGCGCGGACGCGGTCACCGAGGTGCCGCCGCAGCGCTGGGACACCTCGCTCTACTACGACCCGGACGGCCAGGGCGAGCGCACCCCGTCCCGGTGGGGCGGGTTCCTCCCGGAGATCGGGTTCGACCCGCTGCAGTACGGCATCCCGCCGTCGTCGCTGGCCGGCATCGAACCCGTGCAGCTGCTGGCGCTCGAAGCCGCGCACCGCGCGCTCGCCGACGCCGGGTACGCGGACCGCGCCTTCGACCGCTCGCGGACCTCGGTGGTGTTCGGCGCCGAGGCCGGCAGCGACCTGTCCAACGCCATGACCCTTCGCTCGGTCCTGCCCGCTTATGTGGGCGAGCTGCCGCCCGGGCTCGACGAGCAGCTGCCCCGGCTCACCGAGGACTCGTTCCCGGGGGTGCTGGCCAACGTCATCGCCGGGCGCATCGCCAACCGGCTCGACCTCGGCGGCGCCAACTACACCGTCGACGCGGCGTGCGCGTCCTCGCTCACCGCGGTCGACGCCGCCTGCAAGGAGCTGGCCGGCGGCACCAGCGACCTCGTCCTCTGCGGCGGCGCCGACCTGCACAACGGCATCAACGACTACCTCCTGTTCGCCTCGGCGCACGCGCTTTCCCCGACCGGCCGCTCGGCGACGTTCGACAGCGCCGCCGACGGCATCGCGCTTGGCGAAGGCGTCGCGTGCGTCGTGCTGAAGCGGCTCGCCGACGCGGACCGCGACGGCGACCGGGTGTACGCGGTGATCAAGGGCGTGGGCGCCGCCAGCGACGGCCGCGCGCTCGGCCTCACCGCACCGCGGCCGGAAGGCCAGCACAACGCGCTCACCCGCGCCTACCGCAACGCACGCGTGTCCCCGGCGCAGGTCGGGCTGGTCGAGGCGCACGGCACCGGGACCGTGGTCGGCGACCGGACCGAGCTGGGCACGCTGACGCAGGTGTTCACCGAGGCCGGGGCCGCGCCGGGCGGCTGCACGATCGGCTCGGTGAAGTCGCAGATCGGGCACACCAAGTGCGCCGCGGGCCTGGCCGGGCTGATCAAGGCCGCGCTCGCCGTGCACACCGGCGTGAAACCGCCGACGCTGCACCTGGCTTCGCCGAACCCCGCATGGGACGCCGAAACGAGCCCGTTCGTGTTCCAGGCGGCCGCACAGCCGTGGGCCGCGCCGCCCGCCGAGCGGATCGCCGGGGTCAGCGCGTTCGGCTTCGGCGGCACGAACTTCCACGTGGTGCTCGGCGCGCACGCCGGTGGGGTACCGCCGGCCCAGGTCGGCGACGAATGGCCGGCCGAGCTGTTCACCTTCACGGCCGACGCGGCGGTGCGGGACCTGCTCACGCTCGTCCAGGACGTGCCCGCCGGGCACCGGCCGTGGCGGCTGCGGGACCTGGCGCTGAGCGCGTCGCGCCGGGCCGAGGCCGCCGTCGCGTCGGGCGCGCGGATCCGGCTCGCGCTCGTCGCGTCCACTGTGGACGAACTGGCCGGGTTGCTGCGCCAGGCGCTCACCGGGCAGGACGCCCCCGGCGTGCTCCGCGCGGACGGCACCGAACCGGGCGAGGTCGCGGTGCTGTTCCCCGGGCAGGGCAGCCAGCGCCCCGGCATGCTCGCCGAGCTGTTCGTGACCTTCCCCGAGCTGCACCGCTACCTCAGGCTCGATCCGGCCACCACGGACGCTGTGTTCGGCCCGGCGGTGTTCGGCGAGCCCGCGCGGCAGGCCGCGGCCGACCGCGTCACCGACACCCGCGTCGCCCAGCCCGCGCTCGGACTGGCCGGGCTGGCCGCGTTCCGGCTGCTGACTCGCGCGGGCGTCCGGCCGGCCATGCTCGGCGGGCACAGCTACGGCGAGCTCACCGCACTGGCCGCGGCCGGCTCCCTGACCCCGGACGCGTTGCTGCGCGCGAGCCACGCGCGGGCCGAGGCGATCATCGACGCGGTGCCCGAGGCCGACCCGGGCGCGATGGCCGCGGTCACGGCGCCCGCCCCGGACGTCGGGAAGGTCCTCGCCGACGCGGGACTCGCCGAAGTCGTGCTGGCCAACCACAATTCGCCCCGGCAGACGGTGATCTCCGGGCCGACCGCCGACGTCGAGGCCGCGGTCGGGCACCTGCGCGCCGCCGGGCTCAGCGCGAAGCGGATCGCGGTCGCGTGCGCGTTCCACAGCCCGCTGGTCGCCGGCGCGGGCGAGTCGTTCGGCCGGGCGCTGGCGGCGTTCGACGTCGTGGCCCCCGCCGTCCCGGTGTACGGAAACCGCACCGCGGCCCCGTATCCGGCGGACCCGGACGAGGTCCGCGCCGGACTGGCCGCCCAGCTCGGCTCGCCGGTCCGGTTCGTCGAGCAGGTCGAGGCGATGTACGCGGCCGGCGCCAGGGTGTTCGTCGAGGCCGGGCCCGGCGCGGTGCTGGCCCGCCAGGTCGAGGCGATCCTCGGTGACCGTCCACACCGGACGGTCGGGTTCGAGCAGCCGGGACGGCGCGGGCTGGCCGGGTTCCTCGGCGCCTTGGCCGCACTGGCCGTCTCCGGCGCGGCCGTCGAAACCGGCTGGCTGTTCCGCGGCCGTGACGCCGTCGACGCGGCCAAGGCGAAGCGGCCGAAGCGTCCCGGATGGACAGTCGACGGCCAGCTGGTCCGCACCGCGGACGGCACGATCCCGGCCGCGGCCCTGCACCCCGCCCAGCGCCTCCCGGAGGTTCTTGTGACCACACCCCAGCCCGGCGTCCCGGCCGGCGGCGCCGAGGCGATGGTCGCCGATTTCCTGCGCACCAGCCGGGAGATGATCGCGGCCCAGCGTGACGTCCTGCTCGGTTACCTCGGCGCCGACCCGGCCGCCGCACCGGTGTTCGAGGCCGCGTCGGTTCCCCTCGCCGTCGTCGCCCCGGCACCGGTCCCGGAGCTGGCGCCGGTGGCCGTGCCGGAGGTGGCCCCGGTGGTTTCGCGCCCGGTGCTGGAGACGGTGATCGAGGTGATCGGGGAGCGGACCGGTTATCCGGTGGAGATGATCGAGCCGGACCTTGATCTCGAAGCGGATTTGAGCGTTGACTCGATCAAGCGCGCGGAGATCGCCGGTGAGCTGGCTACGCGGTTGGGTCTGGAGATCGGTGGGGATGTCGAGGAACTCGCGAAGGCTCGTACCGCGGCGACCATCGCTGAGCTGATCGGTGCCCAGCGCCCCAATGTGGCGTTGGTTGCGTCCAACGCACCGAACGCCACATTGGTTGCGTTGGACGCACCGAACGCCACATTGGGGCGTTCGGTGCTGGAGACGGTGATCGAGGTGATCGGGGAGCGGACCGGGTATCCGGTGGAGATGATCGAGCCGGATCTCGACCTTGAGGCGGATTTGAGTGTTGATTCGATCAAGCGGGCGGAGATCGCCGGTGAGCTGGCTACGCGGTTGGGTCTTGAGATCGGCGATGATGTCGAGGAACTCGCGAAGGCCCGTACCGCGGCGACGATCGCCGAGCTGATCAGCGGTCCGGCCGCGCCGGAGAGCACCCCGGAGAGCACCCCGGAGACCACGCCGGAGATCACCCCGGCGCGTTCCGAGGAACCCACGCCGGTGATCGTGGCGCCGAAACGGCTCGTGATGACTGAGTTCGAGCTGGCCCCCGCCGGCGCGCCGGACGTGGCGGGGCGAAAGTTCCTCCTGCTGGGCGAAGGGCCGCTGGCCGAGGCCGTCCGCGCCCGGCTGATCGGGCTGGGCGCGGAGGCGGAGCTCGCCGCGGACGTCCGGGCCGGGTTCGACGGTGTCCTCCACCTGCCGGAGCCGGGTACGGGGCCGGCAGGCGGGCCGACGCTGCCGGAGGCCTTCCCCGGCTACCGCGCCGCGCTCGCCGGGAATCCCCGCTGGCTGCTGACCGCGGGGCCGGGTGAGGGCCTGCGCGGGTTCTACCGCAGCGTCGCCCGCGAGTACCCGGACACCCTGGCCCGGGTCGTGGAACACCCGCCGGGCACGGAAACCGGCGAGATCGCCGCCGGACTGGTCGCCGAACTGTCCACTGTGGATCGTGAGCCGGTGGTGCTGCGCGGCGGCACCCGGCGCGGTCTCCGGATGACCCACGAAGGCCTGGGCCTGCTCGGCAGCAGCGGCGCGGGACCGGCGGGCGACGGCGCGGCCGAGGCGGCCGCCGCCGGGCTGGACCGCGGCTCCGTCGTCCTGCTGGTCGGCGGGGCGAAGGGGATCACCGCGCGGTTCGCCGCGACCCTGGCCGCCGCGTCACGCTGCCGGATCGAGCTGCTCGGCCGGACGCCGGTGCCGCCCGCCGCCGACGCCTACCCGAACGCGGCCGGCGCGAAGGAACTCCGGGCCGCCCTGATCGCGGACGGGCAGAAAGTCCCGGCCGAGATCGAACGCGCGGTACGGCGCGTCCTGGGCGAACGCGAGGTCCGCGGCACCCTCGAACGGCTCGAAGCGCTGGGCAGCCCGGTGCGGTACCAGTCCGTCGACATGCTGGACGCCGAAGCCGTGCACCGCGCGGTCAAGGAGATCCACGCCGAGCACGGCCGCCTCGACGGCATCGTCTACGCGGCGGGCGTGATCGACGACAAGCTGATCGCGCAGAAGTCCCCGGAATCGTTCGCCCGGGTGTATGGCACGAAGGTCGACGGCGCCCGGACACTGCTGGACGCGACCGCGGAACTGCCGGGGCAGCCCCGGTTCGTGGTGCTCTTCGGCAGCATCGCGGCGACGCTGGGCAACCGCGGCCAATCGGACTACGCCGCCGCGAACGACGCGCTGGAGGCGCTCGGCCGCGCCTGGCCCGCCGGGCGCGCGGTGACCGTCCACTGGGGACCGTGGGCCCCGACCGGCACCAACGACGGCATGGTCAGCCCCGAGCTGATGCGCGACTACGCCCGCCGCGGCATCCAGCTGATCGACCCGGAGGAGGGCACGCTCGGCCTGCTGCGCGAGCTGGCCTGGGGCCGGCCGGAAACCACCGCCGTCGTCTACACCGCGTCGGGCTGGTGA
- a CDS encoding SRPBCC family protein — protein sequence MLSYSVNATTAAPPAAVWRLLLDARTWPVWSAVDSLDAERSSGLDPDGRDQVGAVRAFRTGKTVTGERLTGLVEEKQLTYEDAFNKALHDYRAVIDLTPAGGGTAIHWHGTYAAGWATGLLLRRVMPRIMQQMANGLAAHAERPAPE from the coding sequence ATGCTGAGCTATTCCGTCAACGCGACCACGGCAGCGCCTCCGGCCGCCGTCTGGCGCCTCCTCCTCGACGCCCGCACCTGGCCGGTCTGGTCGGCCGTCGACAGCCTGGACGCCGAACGGTCCAGCGGGCTCGACCCGGACGGCCGGGACCAGGTCGGCGCCGTCCGCGCGTTCCGCACCGGTAAGACGGTGACCGGCGAGCGGCTGACCGGGCTCGTCGAGGAAAAGCAGCTGACCTACGAGGACGCCTTCAACAAGGCCCTCCACGACTACCGGGCGGTCATCGACCTCACGCCGGCCGGCGGGGGCACGGCCATCCACTGGCACGGCACCTATGCCGCCGGCTGGGCCACGGGCTTGCTCCTGCGGCGCGTCATGCCCCGGATCATGCAGCAGATGGCCAACGGCCTGGCCGCCCACGCGGAGCGGCCGGCTCCCGAGTAA